A single genomic interval of Lewinellaceae bacterium harbors:
- a CDS encoding PLP-dependent transferase: MALKDLSYILNHLGEERDAYFQAVSPPIIQSSNFYFKSVDALRQDIADELSNRIYTRGNNPTTEILRKKLAALEGAEDALVLASGIAAVSAAVLAFVRQGSHIVSVGSVYSWTTRLFNDYLPRFGVETTFVDGKDLAKLEAAIRPETTILYLESPTTMLFELQDLRACAQIARKYGIVSMIDNSCCSPIHQRPIELGIDITMHSVTKFLNGHSDVVMGAICGSKEHIRRIFSAEFMNIGGIVSPHDAALVIRGLRTLPLRVEQSYRSALKIVDFLYQQSKVLQVNYPYHPKHPQYDLAVRQMEGQPGLFSVLFKANSIAEMEDFVHRLNYFLIAVSWGGHESLVMPVCAFHGGPSGEDSPLPWNLVRFYIGLEDADLLIEDIRQAMAALPD; encoded by the coding sequence ATGGCACTGAAAGATCTGAGTTACATTTTGAATCATTTGGGTGAAGAGCGTGATGCTTATTTTCAGGCCGTCTCTCCCCCGATCATTCAAAGTTCAAACTTCTATTTCAAATCGGTGGATGCCCTGCGCCAGGACATTGCCGATGAGCTCTCCAACCGGATCTATACCCGGGGCAATAACCCAACCACCGAGATCCTTCGCAAAAAACTGGCTGCCCTGGAAGGCGCTGAGGATGCACTTGTCCTGGCCAGTGGAATAGCTGCTGTTTCAGCTGCTGTATTGGCATTTGTCAGGCAAGGTTCACATATCGTCTCCGTCGGCTCTGTGTACAGCTGGACCACTCGGTTATTTAATGACTACCTGCCGCGTTTTGGGGTAGAAACTACTTTTGTTGATGGGAAGGATCTGGCAAAGCTGGAAGCAGCCATTCGTCCTGAAACAACCATTCTTTACCTCGAATCTCCCACCACCATGCTTTTCGAACTGCAGGATCTTAGGGCCTGTGCGCAAATAGCCCGGAAATATGGTATCGTCAGCATGATCGATAACAGTTGTTGTTCACCTATCCATCAGAGACCGATCGAGCTCGGCATCGATATTACCATGCATTCGGTGACGAAATTCCTCAATGGGCACAGCGATGTGGTTATGGGTGCGATCTGTGGTTCGAAGGAACACATCCGACGGATCTTCAGTGCCGAGTTCATGAATATAGGGGGAATTGTTTCACCGCATGATGCTGCTTTGGTGATCCGAGGCCTGCGCACTTTACCGCTGCGGGTTGAACAATCCTATAGGTCAGCGTTAAAAATCGTTGATTTTTTATACCAGCAGTCTAAAGTGCTCCAGGTAAACTACCCGTACCACCCAAAGCATCCCCAATACGATCTGGCTGTCCGGCAGATGGAGGGCCAACCCGGATTATTCTCCGTGTTGTTTAAGGCGAATTCCATTGCAGAAATGGAGGATTTTGTTCATCGTCTCAATTATTTTCTCATCGCTGTCAGCTGGGGAGGACATGAATCGCTGGTCATGCCGGTGTGTGCTTTTCATGGCGGTCCGAGTGGTGAGGACAGCCCTCTGCCATGGAACCTGGTCCGGTTTTACATTGGCCTTGAAGACGCCGATCTATTGATTGAAGATATTCGGCAAGCGATGGCGGCACTACCGGATTAA
- a CDS encoding cupin domain-containing protein → MDKLELNDLPAVEKMPGFKGKFIHTDTMTLAYWTIAEGSILPTHHHHHEQVINMMEGELELTLDGVTHRLTAGDILVIPSNRPHGGKAITEVKVLDVFHPVREDYR, encoded by the coding sequence ATGGATAAGCTAGAACTCAATGACCTGCCAGCTGTGGAAAAGATGCCCGGATTTAAAGGAAAATTCATCCATACCGATACCATGACACTGGCCTACTGGACAATAGCTGAAGGATCAATCCTTCCGACCCACCACCATCATCATGAACAGGTGATCAACATGATGGAGGGAGAATTGGAGTTAACACTGGATGGGGTAACCCACCGGTTGACAGCCGGTGATATCCTGGTCATACCTTCCAATCGACCACATGGAGGAAAAGCCATCACAGAGGTCAAAGTATTGGATGTCTTTCATCCGGTCCGAGAAGATTATCGCTAA